In one window of Camelina sativa cultivar DH55 chromosome 15, Cs, whole genome shotgun sequence DNA:
- the LOC104745386 gene encoding fasciclin-like arabinogalactan protein 18, with protein sequence MDRCIYGCSAIITLFFFYFILNASALESGHHNVTGSGQINSNSVLVALLDSRYTELAELVEKALLLQTLEDAVGRHNITIFAPRNEALERDLDPDFKRFLLQPGNLKSLQTLLLSHIIPKRVGSNEWPEENSGRVKHVTLGNDQVLHLSKLKGTNGGGKRLVNSAVITRPDDLTRPDGLIHGIERLLIPRSVQEDFNRRRSLRSISAVLPEGAPEIDPRTNRLKKPASAAVPAGSPPVLPIQSAMAPGPSLAPAPAPGPGGARKHFNGDAQVKDFIHTLLHYGGYNEMADILVNLTSLATEMGRLVSEGYVLTVLAPNDEAMAKLTTDQLSEPGAPEQIMYYHIIPEYQTEESMYNSVRRFGKVKYETLRFPHKVGAKEADGSVKFGSGDRSAYLFDPDIYTDGRISVQGIDGVLFPEEEEESVKKSTGSVKKVVQQRRGKLLEVACRMLGAIGKDSYLSRC encoded by the exons ATGGATCGTTGTATCTATGGTTGCTCCGCCATtattactctcttcttcttttactttatcCTCAATGCATCCGCTCTCGAATCGGGTCACCACAACGTAACAGGGTCAGGTCAAATAAACTCAAACTCCGTCCTCGTAGCTCTCCTCGACTCTCGTTACACCGAGCTAGCCGAATTAGTCGAGAAGGCTCTTCTCCTCCAAACCTTAGAAGACGCCGTCGGTCGTCACAATATTACTATTTTTGCACCTCGCAATGAAGCGCTAGAGCGTGACCTTGACCCGGATTTTAAACGGTTCTTGCTCCAACCAGGTAACCTCAAATCTCTCCAAACGCTTCTCTTGTCACACATTATACCAAAACGAGTCGGGTCAAACGAATGGCCTGAGGAGAATTCGGGTCGTGTTAAACACGTCACGTTAGGGAATGATCAAGTGCTGCATTTGAGTAAACTCAAAGGAACAAACGGAGGAGGAAAGAGATTGGTGAATTCCGCTGTTATCACCCGACCCGATGATTTGACCCGACCCGACGGGTTGATCCACGGTATCGAACGGCTTTTAATCCCTCGTTCCGTTCAAGAAGATTTCAACCGACGGAGAAGTCTCAGATCAATCTCCGCCGTGTTACCCGAAGGTGCTCCTGAGATCGATCCGAGAACTAACCGTCTCAAGAAACCCGCTTCCGCCGCAGTACCCGCTGGATCTCCGCCGGTGCTTCCGATTCAATCCGCTATGGCTCCAGGTCCTTCGCTAGCTCCGGCTCCGGCTCCGGGACCAGGAGGTGCTCGCAAACACTTCAACGGCGATGCTCAGGTCAAAGATTTCATCCACACATTGTTGCATTACGGCGGATACAACGAAATGGCTGATATACTCGTGAATCTGACGTCACTCGCGACGGAGATGGGTAGATTAGTGTCGGAAGGTTACGTACTCACCGTGTTGGCTCCGAACGACGAAGCTATGGCGAAATTGACGACGGATCAGCTTAGCGAGCCAGGAGCTCCGGAACAAATCATGTATTACCACATTATACCGGAGTACCAGACGGAGGAGAGTATGTATAATTCGGTTAGGAGATTTGGGAAGGTTAAGtatgaaacgctgcgttttccTCATAAGGTTGGGGCTAAAGAAGCTGATGGTTCGGTTAAGTTCGGTTCTGGTGACCGGTCTGCTTATTTGTTTGATCCGGATATTTACACCGACGGTCGGATTTCGGTTCAAGGGATTGACGGTGTTTTGTTcccggaggaggaagaagagtcgGTTAAGAAATCGACCGGTTCGGTTAAGAAAGTTGTTCAACAGAGAAGAG GGAAGTTGCTGGAAGTAGCATGTAGAATGCTTGGAGCTATTGGCAAGGACTCTTATCTAAGCAGATGCTGA
- the LOC104745385 gene encoding lysine--tRNA ligase, cytoplasmic encodes MEGSADQTTKALSELTMDPSSTTSNAAPAEPAVADASEPRSKNALKKELKLKQKEEERRRKEEEKAKQPPKASSQSQKQVAADDDEMDPTQYHENRLKYLAAEKAKGENPYPHKFAVSMSIPEYIEKYGSLNNGDHVEDAEVSLAGRIMSKRSSSTKLFFYDLHGEDFKVQVMADASKSELDEAEFGKLHSNSKRGDIVGVTGYPGKSKRGELSIFPRSFILLSHCLHMMPRKADNVNVQKPETWVPGDTRNPEAYVLKDQELRYRQRYLDLMLNVEVRQIFKTRASIISYIRRFLDSRKFLEVETPMMNRIAGGAAARPFVTHHNDLDMRLFMRIAPELFLKQLIVGGLDRVYEIGKQFRNEGIDLTHNPEFTTCEFYMAFADYNDLMKMTEDMVSGMVKELTGGYKIKYHANGYDKDPIEIDFTPPFRRIEMIGELEKVANLNIPKDLTSDEANKYLIDACARFDVKCPPPQTTARLLDKLVGEFLEVTCVNPTFIINHPEIMSPLAKWHRSNDVLTERFELFINQHELCNAYTELNDPVVQRQRFADQLKDRQSGDDEAMALDETFCNALEYGLAPTGGWGLGIDRLTMLFTDSQNIKEVILFPAMRPPQDETLAAKAPLTTEKN; translated from the exons ATGGAAGGTTCGGCTGATCAAACCACGAAAGCGTTATCTGAGTTAACCATGGATCCTTCTTCTACCACCTCGAATGCTGCTCCTGCTGAGCCTGCCGTTGCTGATGCTTCTGAACCTCGGAGTAAAAA TGCTCTGAAGAAGGAACTGAAATTGAAgcagaaagaggaagagaggagaCGCAAGGAGGAAGAAAAGGCAAAACAA CCTCCCAAGGCAAGTTCCCAGAGCCAGAAGCAAGTGGCagcagatgatgatgagatggaTCCAACT cAATACCATGAGAACAGGTTGAAATATCTTGCCGCTGAGAAGGCTAAAGGGGAGAATCCATACCCTCATAAGTTTGCTGTGTCAATGTCAATTCCTGAATACATTGAGAAGTATGGTAGTTTGAACAATGGGGATCATGttgaagatgctgaagtttCTCTTGCTG GGCGGATTATGAGCAAGCGATCTTCTTCTACCAAGCTCTTCTTCTATGATCTTCATGGTGAAGATTTCAAGGTTCAAGTGATGGCTGATGCAAG TAAGTCAGAATTGGATGAAGCTGAGTTTGGTAAGCTCCATTCGAATTCTAAGAGAGGTGATATCGTTGGAGTCACTGGATATCCAG GAAAATCTAAAAGAGGAGAATTGAGTATCTTCCCCCGATCATttattcttctttctcattGCCTCCACATGATGCCGAGAAAGGCTGATAATGTGAATGTGCAG AAACCTGAAACCTGGGTTCCAGGTGATACGAGAAATCCTGAAGCATATGTTCTGAAAGATCAG gAATTAAGATATCGCCAGCGTTATCTTGATCTCATGTTGAACGTGGAGGTTCGTCAGATTTTTAAGACCAGAGCTAGTATCATCTCCTACATCCGCAGATTCCTCGATAGTAGAAAGTTCTTGGAG GTCGAGACACCTATGATGAACAGAATTGCTGGTGGAGCAGCTGCTCGTCCCTTTGTGACACATCACAATGATCTAGATATGAGGCTGTTCATGCGTATCGCACCTGAACTCTTTCTTAAGCAGCTTATTGTCGGTGGCTTGGATCGTGTTTACGAGATAGGAAAGCAATTCAGAAACGAGGGTATTGACCTGACCCACAATCCGGAGTTCACCACTTGCGAATTCTATATGGCCTTCGCAGACTACAATGACCTGATGAAAATGACTGAGGATATGGTGAGTGGCATGGTCAAGGAATTAACAGGTGGTTATAAAATCAAGTATCATGCTAATGGATATGACAAGGATCCAATCGAAATAGACTTCACACCTCCATTCAG gagGATTGAGATGATAGGAGAGTTAGAGAAGGTGGCTAACCTTAATATACCAAAAGACTTGACTAGCGACGAAGCTAACAAGTATCTGATTGATGCATGTGCGAGGTTTGATGTCAAATGCCCTCCTCCTCAGACAACAGCTCGTCTGTTAGATAAA cTTGTTGGTGAATTTCTGGAAGTGACATGTGTGAACCCAACTTTCATCATCAACCATCCGGAGATCATGAGTCCATTGGCAAAATGGCACAGATCGAATGATGTTTTGACAGAGAGATTCGAGCTGTTCATCAACCAACATgaa CTCTGCAACGCCTACACGGAGCTGAACGATCCTGTGGTACAGCGCCAGCGTTTTGCTGATCAGCTCAAGGACCGACAATCTGGAGACGATGAAGCGATGGCATTAGATGAGACATTTTGCAATGCTTTAGAATACGGATTGGCTCCTACAGGTGGTTGGGGATTGGGAATCGACAGACTTACTATGCTCTTTACTGATTCACAGAACATCAAG GAGGTTATTCTCTTCCCAGCAATGAGGCCACCACAGGACGAGACATTAGCCGCTAAAG CTCCTTTGACAACAGAGAAGAACTAA
- the LOC104745384 gene encoding uncharacterized protein LOC104745384 isoform X1, giving the protein MQKKQEVSEYRERLNETLSSPDLSNDQTLKTLIKKQLNEECNVDILDRRVAALSSTIEKLRSVSKKDQELAKSNNDASYGDWKLKHDDEDCRVMYREGLKGSPFHTLLVEGCIDGTIEDCLCVCLESSFYEKWWPRLTFPSFRVLESKCLQKCRIDEQICLVRVKAPWPLTDREAILQFCVFEYFKDGLVTILLNSIEVESNGIAEVVNAVRIDFVGGVAIQKVTQERSYVRFIAEVDIKLDLVPPSLINFMSRQLLGNGFKLFKKTIGSVAESDDYKRVLADPLYTQIHEALYSTAKTNEICQVNELCSQQGIDCEENEPKLEADDLYMAKGNETQHGENGFVPSKRDVPEIQEEDCVDEKEEDKSVHSSSSSSVEDENFTGKTQNKVGKTRFCISPEVKQALGTLERVISMVRKSKTDNINNKTSTSSGEEEEASPMQHSGSAQIVSSSKVCIQDPKTELLEEASFAHYHNNNNNNSNRRSGSSSFAREGNKIAPASPEIDLTTEVPRITVSQATTLFSQTIENCEDKPSGLNGGKSSSVQRKRNNSGCFGFRFCVRT; this is encoded by the exons ATGCAGAAGAAACAAGAAGTTTCTGAGTACAGAGAGAGACTTAACGAGACATTGTCGTCTCCTGATCTCTCTAATGACCAAACTCTTAAAACCCTTATCAAGAAACAGCTCAATgaag AGTGTAATGTGGATATATTGGATCGGAGAGTAGCTGCTTTATCCAGTACGATTGAGAAGCTTAGGAGTGTATCAAAAAAGGATCAAGAACTGGCTAAATCAAACAATGATGCATCTTATGGTGATTGGAAA ttgaaacatgatgatgaagattgtcGTGTTATGTACCGTGAAGGACTTAAAGGAAGTCCATTTCATACACTGCTCGTTGAAGGTTGCATTGATGGAACTATCGAAGACT GTTTATGTGTATGTTTGGAATCATCATTCTATGAGAAATG GTGGCCAAGATTGACATTTCCGTCATTCAGGGTCTTAGAATCTAAATGCTTGCAAAAGTGTAGGATCGATGAACAGATATGTTTAGTGAG GGTGAAAGCACCGTGGCCACTAACAGACAGAGAAGCTATTTTGCAGTTTTGCGTATTCGAATACTTTAAAGACGGTTTAGTCACCATTTTATTAAATTCG ATCGAAGTAGAGAGCAACGGTATAGCTGAAGTAGTGAATGCTGTGAGGATTGATTTCGTAGGCGGAGTTGCGATACAAAAGGTGACTCAAGAGAGGAGTTACGTGAG ATTCATAGCAGAAGTGGATATAAAGCTGGACTTGGTCCCTCCAtctcttattaattttatgtcTAGGCAGCTCCTCGGCAACGGTTTCAAACTTTTCAAGAAG ACTATAGGTTCGGTGGCTGAATCCGATGATTACAAGAGAGTTTTAGCTGATCCATTGTATACTCAGATACATGAAGCTCTGTATTCTACTGCTAAAACTAATGAAATCTGCCAAGTAAATGAGCTTTGTAGCCAACAAGGAATAGACTGTGAAGAGAATGAACCCAAGTTGGAAGCTGATGATCTATATATGGCAAAAGGAAATGAGACTCAACATGGCGAGAATGGATTTGTACCTAGCAAAAGAGATGTTCCTGAGATCCAGGAAGAAGATTGTgtagatgaaaaagaagaagataaaagtgttcactcttcttcttcttcttcggtagAGGATGAAAATTTCACCGGGAAGACTCAAAACAAGGTTGGTAAAACACGGTTCTGCATAAGTCCAGAGGTGAAGCAAGCTTTAGGGACACTAGAGAGAGTGATATCAATGgttagaaaatcaaaaacagataatattaataataaaacatcAACCTCTTcgggggaagaagaagaagcatcaccAATGCAGCATTCAGGGAGCGCTCAGATTGTTTCTAGTAGCAAAGTTTGTATTCAAGATCCTAAAACTGAACTTCTTGAGGAAGCATCCTTTGCACATtatcacaacaacaataacaacaacagcaacag GAGAAGTGGATCGAGTTCTTTTGCAAGAGAAGGCAACAAAATAGCCCCTGCATCACCCGAGATCGATCTTACAACAGAGGTCCCAAGGATAACAGTCTCACAAGCCACAACTCTTTTTAGTCAAACAATAGAGAATTGTGAAGACAAACCGAGTGGTTTAAATGGAGGTAAGAGCTCAAGTGTACAGAGGAAACGTAACAACTCGGGCTGCTTTGGTTTCAGGTTTTGCGTAAGGACTTGA
- the LOC104745384 gene encoding uncharacterized protein LOC104745384 isoform X2 codes for MQKKQEVSEYRERLNETLSSPDLSNDQTLKTLIKKQLNEECNVDILDRRVAALSSTIEKLRSVSKKDQELAKSNNDASYGDWKLKHDDEDCRVMYREGLKGSPFHTLLVEGCIDGTIEDCLCVCLESSFYEKWWPRLTFPSFRVLESKCLQKCRIDEQICLVRVKAPWPLTDREAILQFCVFEYFKDGLVTILLNSIEVESNGIAEVVNAVRIDFVGGVAIQKVTQERSYVRFIAEVDIKLDLVPPSLINFMSRQLLGNGFKLFKKTIGSVAESDDYKRVLADPLYTQIHEALYSTAKTNEICQVNELCSQQGIDCEENEPKLEADDLYMAKGNETQHGENGFVPSKRDVPEIQEEDCVDEKEEDKSVHSSSSSSVEDENFTGKTQNKVGKTRFCISPEVKQALGTLERVISMVRKSKTDNINNKTSTSSGEEEEASPMQHSGSAQIVSSSKVCIQDPKTELLEEASFAHYHNSNKIAPASPEIDLTTEVPRITVSQATTLFSQTIENCEDKPSGLNGGKSSSVQRKRNNSGCFGFRFCVRT; via the exons ATGCAGAAGAAACAAGAAGTTTCTGAGTACAGAGAGAGACTTAACGAGACATTGTCGTCTCCTGATCTCTCTAATGACCAAACTCTTAAAACCCTTATCAAGAAACAGCTCAATgaag AGTGTAATGTGGATATATTGGATCGGAGAGTAGCTGCTTTATCCAGTACGATTGAGAAGCTTAGGAGTGTATCAAAAAAGGATCAAGAACTGGCTAAATCAAACAATGATGCATCTTATGGTGATTGGAAA ttgaaacatgatgatgaagattgtcGTGTTATGTACCGTGAAGGACTTAAAGGAAGTCCATTTCATACACTGCTCGTTGAAGGTTGCATTGATGGAACTATCGAAGACT GTTTATGTGTATGTTTGGAATCATCATTCTATGAGAAATG GTGGCCAAGATTGACATTTCCGTCATTCAGGGTCTTAGAATCTAAATGCTTGCAAAAGTGTAGGATCGATGAACAGATATGTTTAGTGAG GGTGAAAGCACCGTGGCCACTAACAGACAGAGAAGCTATTTTGCAGTTTTGCGTATTCGAATACTTTAAAGACGGTTTAGTCACCATTTTATTAAATTCG ATCGAAGTAGAGAGCAACGGTATAGCTGAAGTAGTGAATGCTGTGAGGATTGATTTCGTAGGCGGAGTTGCGATACAAAAGGTGACTCAAGAGAGGAGTTACGTGAG ATTCATAGCAGAAGTGGATATAAAGCTGGACTTGGTCCCTCCAtctcttattaattttatgtcTAGGCAGCTCCTCGGCAACGGTTTCAAACTTTTCAAGAAG ACTATAGGTTCGGTGGCTGAATCCGATGATTACAAGAGAGTTTTAGCTGATCCATTGTATACTCAGATACATGAAGCTCTGTATTCTACTGCTAAAACTAATGAAATCTGCCAAGTAAATGAGCTTTGTAGCCAACAAGGAATAGACTGTGAAGAGAATGAACCCAAGTTGGAAGCTGATGATCTATATATGGCAAAAGGAAATGAGACTCAACATGGCGAGAATGGATTTGTACCTAGCAAAAGAGATGTTCCTGAGATCCAGGAAGAAGATTGTgtagatgaaaaagaagaagataaaagtgttcactcttcttcttcttcttcggtagAGGATGAAAATTTCACCGGGAAGACTCAAAACAAGGTTGGTAAAACACGGTTCTGCATAAGTCCAGAGGTGAAGCAAGCTTTAGGGACACTAGAGAGAGTGATATCAATGgttagaaaatcaaaaacagataatattaataataaaacatcAACCTCTTcgggggaagaagaagaagcatcaccAATGCAGCATTCAGGGAGCGCTCAGATTGTTTCTAGTAGCAAAGTTTGTATTCAAGATCCTAAAACTGAACTTCTTGAGGAAGCATCCTTTGCACATtatcacaaca GCAACAAAATAGCCCCTGCATCACCCGAGATCGATCTTACAACAGAGGTCCCAAGGATAACAGTCTCACAAGCCACAACTCTTTTTAGTCAAACAATAGAGAATTGTGAAGACAAACCGAGTGGTTTAAATGGAGGTAAGAGCTCAAGTGTACAGAGGAAACGTAACAACTCGGGCTGCTTTGGTTTCAGGTTTTGCGTAAGGACTTGA